One window from the genome of Prosthecobacter sp. SYSU 5D2 encodes:
- the ybeY gene encoding rRNA maturation RNase YbeY — translation MAKLFLYNRQKTRRPDLPLLRRLVKAALPHCLAAAKSPDAPLHELEEIEFTVVSDDEIEAVHAEFLDDPTPTDVITFHHGEILVSADTALRQGADHGMPFDHELALYMIHGLMHLAGWDDHEETEAAEMTRLQEAILQKVLAI, via the coding sequence ATGGCCAAGCTGTTCCTTTATAACCGTCAGAAGACCCGCCGTCCCGACCTTCCCCTCCTGCGCCGCCTCGTCAAAGCTGCCCTGCCCCACTGTCTGGCCGCTGCCAAATCCCCTGACGCTCCGCTGCACGAACTGGAGGAGATCGAGTTTACCGTGGTTTCTGATGATGAAATCGAGGCCGTCCATGCCGAGTTTCTCGATGACCCGACCCCTACCGACGTCATCACCTTCCACCACGGGGAGATCCTTGTCAGTGCCGATACAGCCCTCCGCCAAGGGGCCGACCACGGCATGCCCTTTGATCACGAGCTCGCCCTGTATATGATTCACGGCCTCATGCACCTTGCCGGCTGGGATGACCACGAAGAAACGGAAGCCGCAGAAATGACCCGCCTCCAGGAAGCCATCCTGCAAAAAGTGCTGGCTATCTAA
- a CDS encoding ATP-dependent Clp protease proteolytic subunit, producing MYRIILLSSSVLLSGLVAGETPQKPASEKTKVLSEGQKIEISVTGKAPASPRCDPLVSMKEETAKLVVEREQIEARMALEQAKLDEQLAARKRALAESKMQIEEMRMKTDVAAAAEQAASYETMAELRRKNEVLMMQYAIAKNEVDTEGFLMRKEENAIRRKTSALALQMELQEKESEARTYASGKAPSYLENPLQGKKLILSDRTIALNGVITSKTADSMANRIAYFNNRDAEAPIFIVIDDCPGGSVMAGYKIIKAMHGSRAPVYTVVKSFAASMAACITTVSKKSFAYPNAVIMHHQLSAGVMGNLTQHRESVNELEEWWRRLADPVAQKMGLSRDEFIAAMYKKSSTGDWNEFADDAQKLGWVDTIVEEIEETALLRHPDLEPKAESTSRMLSAGEVESGVVESKDERGRPMGLLPRLNPMDAYWMYNPDGYYRMQ from the coding sequence ATGTACCGGATCATCCTTCTCTCTTCATCGGTTTTGCTGTCCGGTCTGGTGGCCGGGGAAACACCTCAAAAGCCAGCTTCTGAAAAGACCAAAGTTCTGTCGGAAGGACAGAAAATCGAAATCTCGGTGACTGGTAAAGCGCCAGCCAGTCCACGCTGTGATCCGCTGGTAAGCATGAAAGAGGAGACGGCGAAGCTGGTGGTGGAGAGGGAGCAGATCGAGGCGCGGATGGCGCTGGAACAGGCGAAGCTGGATGAGCAGTTGGCTGCACGCAAACGGGCGCTGGCGGAGAGCAAGATGCAGATTGAAGAGATGCGCATGAAGACCGACGTGGCGGCGGCTGCCGAGCAGGCGGCGAGCTATGAGACAATGGCCGAACTGCGACGGAAGAATGAAGTGCTGATGATGCAATATGCCATCGCCAAAAACGAGGTGGATACGGAGGGCTTCCTGATGAGGAAGGAGGAGAATGCCATCCGCCGGAAGACGAGTGCGCTGGCGCTGCAGATGGAACTGCAGGAGAAGGAATCCGAGGCGCGCACGTATGCGAGCGGGAAGGCCCCGTCTTATTTGGAGAATCCGCTGCAGGGCAAGAAGCTGATCCTTTCTGACCGGACGATTGCGCTCAATGGGGTGATCACTTCCAAAACAGCGGACAGCATGGCGAACCGGATCGCGTATTTTAACAATCGCGATGCGGAGGCACCGATCTTCATTGTGATTGATGACTGCCCGGGCGGCAGTGTGATGGCGGGGTACAAGATCATCAAGGCGATGCATGGATCACGGGCACCGGTTTATACGGTGGTGAAGTCCTTTGCGGCGAGCATGGCGGCCTGCATCACGACGGTCTCCAAGAAGTCCTTCGCGTATCCGAATGCGGTGATCATGCACCATCAGCTCTCCGCCGGTGTGATGGGCAATTTGACGCAGCACCGGGAAAGTGTGAATGAACTGGAGGAATGGTGGAGACGCCTGGCGGATCCGGTGGCGCAGAAGATGGGGTTGAGCCGGGATGAATTCATCGCGGCGATGTACAAGAAGTCCTCCACGGGGGACTGGAATGAATTTGCCGATGATGCCCAGAAGCTGGGGTGGGTGGACACTATCGTGGAGGAGATCGAAGAAACGGCACTGCTAAGACACCCGGATCTGGAGCCGAAGGCAGAATCCACCTCACGGATGCTCTCCGCAGGAGAGGTGGAGAGCGGGGTGGTAGAGAGCAAAGATGAGCGCGGACGTCCAATGGGCCTTCTGCCCCGGTTAAATCCGATGGATGCCTATTGGATGTACAATCCGGACGGTTATTACCGGATGCAATAA
- a CDS encoding alpha/beta hydrolase — MILIPGLSCGGHVWDGTVAHFQDRYECHVVTLAGFAGQPAIQGPMLERIRDGLGQYIQNKRLERPVIVGHSLGAFMSFWLGAAFPDKLGPIIAVDGVPYFPGLADPKATPESVKGLADGMRSMRKSQTPAQAAFGLRLFLRPMVTDEKDFEEIAESSVKSDPKAVGQALYELMTTDLRPLVGKIRSRVLLLGATAMATTPEQRKQMEEHYRVQVASIPEHEVTFASKARHFIQMDEPEFLFAEMERFLVAGKGE, encoded by the coding sequence ATGATCCTGATTCCGGGGCTAAGCTGCGGAGGGCATGTTTGGGACGGGACGGTGGCGCATTTTCAAGACCGCTATGAGTGCCATGTGGTGACGCTGGCGGGGTTTGCCGGGCAGCCGGCGATCCAGGGTCCGATGCTGGAGAGGATTCGCGACGGGCTGGGGCAGTATATACAGAACAAGAGACTGGAGAGGCCGGTGATTGTTGGGCACAGCCTGGGGGCTTTTATGTCCTTCTGGCTGGGGGCGGCTTTTCCAGACAAGCTGGGGCCGATCATTGCGGTGGACGGGGTGCCTTATTTCCCCGGTTTGGCGGACCCGAAAGCGACGCCGGAATCGGTAAAGGGGCTGGCGGATGGGATGCGATCCATGCGGAAGTCGCAGACACCGGCCCAGGCGGCTTTTGGGCTGCGGTTGTTTTTGCGGCCGATGGTGACAGATGAAAAGGACTTTGAAGAGATCGCGGAATCGAGTGTGAAATCAGACCCCAAGGCGGTGGGGCAGGCGCTGTATGAACTGATGACCACGGACCTGCGGCCACTGGTGGGCAAGATCCGGTCGCGGGTGTTGTTGCTGGGGGCGACGGCAATGGCAACGACGCCCGAACAGCGCAAACAGATGGAGGAGCACTACCGCGTGCAAGTAGCGAGCATCCCGGAGCATGAGGTGACTTTTGCGTCCAAGGCGAGGCATTTTATCCAGATGGATGAACCGGAGTTTTTGTTCGCAGAGATGGAGCGGTTTTTGGTGGCGGGGAAGGGGGAGTGA
- the kdsB gene encoding 3-deoxy-manno-octulosonate cytidylyltransferase — MPDPENQRTLVAIPARWGSTRFPGKPLHLIAGKPLVQHVWERCQDCRQVDDIIIATDDERIAEAAAAFGARAVLTSPDHPSGTDRIAEAARSFPDHRTIINVQGDEPLISPALIDELAVVLRREPQVRMITAAAPIHDETQVTDPNVVKVVFDVKGDSLYFSRSPLPFVRNPSPGVRHYRHLGIYGFQRSFLFQFVAWPPSRLEQTESLEQLRAVENGVPLRIVLTDDLSPGVDTPEQAAAIEKQLLSPSL; from the coding sequence TTGCCTGATCCAGAGAACCAACGCACTCTTGTAGCCATACCTGCCCGCTGGGGATCCACCCGATTCCCAGGCAAGCCGCTCCACCTCATCGCCGGGAAGCCCCTGGTGCAGCACGTCTGGGAGCGCTGCCAGGACTGCCGCCAGGTGGATGACATCATCATCGCCACCGATGACGAGCGCATCGCCGAAGCCGCCGCCGCTTTTGGCGCCCGCGCCGTACTCACCTCGCCCGACCACCCCAGCGGCACTGACCGCATTGCCGAGGCCGCCCGTTCGTTTCCAGACCACCGCACCATCATCAATGTCCAGGGGGACGAACCCCTCATTTCCCCTGCACTCATTGATGAACTGGCCGTCGTCCTTCGCCGTGAGCCCCAAGTGCGCATGATCACCGCCGCCGCACCCATTCATGACGAGACCCAGGTCACCGATCCGAACGTCGTCAAAGTCGTCTTTGATGTGAAAGGCGACTCCCTTTACTTTTCCCGCTCCCCCCTGCCCTTCGTGCGCAACCCCAGCCCCGGCGTGCGCCATTACCGGCATTTGGGGATTTATGGCTTTCAGCGCAGTTTTCTCTTTCAATTCGTCGCCTGGCCTCCATCTCGTCTGGAGCAGACCGAATCGCTTGAGCAACTTCGCGCCGTCGAAAACGGCGTCCCGCTCCGCATCGTCCTCACCGACGACCTCTCCCCCGGCGTTGACACGCCTGAACAGGCTGCCGCCATCGAAAAACAACTTCTTTCCCCCTCCCTCTGA
- a CDS encoding CTP synthase: MKYIFVTGGVVSSLGKGLAASALGTLLELRGLKVIMQKFDPYLNIDPGTMNPYEHGEVYVLDDGAETDLDLGHYERFTHTNLSRLNNLTSGQVYQSVLNKERAGKYQGRTVQVIPHVTNEIKDRIKEVATKMTADVIITEIGGTVGDIEGLPFLEAIRQFGHETGQGNVLFIHATLVPYIKAAQELKTKPTQQSIAKLREIGIAPHIILCRTEHPLDQDVREKISLFGNVPIEDVIEVRDVKHSIYEVPLKLHEERLDDVVCKQLNLTTHQPDLGKWRHFVQRVIHPTHHVRIGVVGKYIELQDAYKSIYEALTHAGAANDCKVDIVRVDAEAIEKGGPDIYLSGLQGILIPGGFGDRGTEGKILATGYARRCGIPFFGICLGMQIAVIEFARNVCELKDANSTEFDKATPAPVISMMEEQKKVKQLGGTMRLGNWVTQLTPGSKVHDLYKETVINERHRHRYEVNDEYKEQLESHGMVISGISQKGELAETIELPDHPFFVACQFHPEFSSKPNDPHPIFNGFVAAALHHHSVPEPLC, from the coding sequence ATGAAATACATCTTCGTCACCGGCGGAGTCGTCAGTTCACTTGGCAAAGGGCTGGCCGCATCCGCCCTCGGCACCCTGCTCGAACTCCGTGGCCTCAAGGTCATCATGCAGAAGTTCGACCCCTATCTGAACATTGACCCCGGCACGATGAACCCCTACGAGCACGGGGAAGTTTACGTCCTGGATGACGGTGCTGAAACCGACCTCGACCTCGGCCATTACGAGCGCTTCACCCATACCAACCTCTCCCGACTGAACAACCTGACCAGCGGCCAGGTGTACCAGAGCGTGCTGAACAAGGAGCGCGCGGGCAAATACCAGGGACGCACCGTCCAGGTCATCCCGCACGTGACCAACGAAATCAAGGACCGCATCAAGGAAGTGGCCACCAAGATGACGGCCGATGTCATCATTACCGAAATCGGCGGCACCGTCGGTGACATTGAGGGCCTGCCTTTCCTGGAAGCCATCCGCCAGTTTGGTCACGAGACCGGCCAGGGCAATGTCCTGTTCATCCACGCCACCCTGGTCCCTTACATCAAGGCCGCCCAGGAGCTGAAGACCAAGCCCACCCAGCAATCCATCGCCAAGCTGCGGGAAATCGGTATCGCCCCGCACATCATCCTCTGCCGGACTGAGCATCCTCTGGATCAGGACGTGCGCGAAAAAATCTCCCTCTTCGGCAACGTCCCCATTGAGGACGTCATCGAGGTCCGCGACGTCAAGCATAGCATTTATGAAGTCCCCCTGAAGCTCCACGAAGAGCGCCTGGACGACGTCGTCTGCAAGCAGCTCAACCTCACCACCCACCAGCCTGACCTGGGCAAATGGCGCCATTTTGTCCAGCGCGTCATTCACCCCACCCACCACGTCCGCATCGGCGTCGTCGGCAAATACATTGAGCTTCAGGATGCCTACAAAAGCATCTACGAAGCCCTTACTCACGCCGGTGCCGCCAATGACTGCAAAGTGGACATCGTCCGCGTGGATGCAGAGGCCATCGAAAAAGGCGGCCCCGACATCTACCTCAGCGGCCTCCAGGGCATCCTCATCCCCGGCGGTTTTGGCGACCGTGGCACCGAAGGCAAGATCCTCGCCACGGGTTATGCCCGCCGCTGCGGCATCCCCTTCTTTGGCATCTGTCTCGGCATGCAGATTGCCGTCATCGAATTTGCTCGCAATGTCTGCGAGCTGAAAGACGCCAACAGTACCGAGTTTGACAAAGCCACCCCCGCCCCCGTCATCAGCATGATGGAGGAGCAGAAAAAAGTGAAACAGCTCGGCGGCACCATGCGCCTGGGCAACTGGGTCACCCAGCTCACCCCTGGCTCCAAGGTCCACGACCTTTACAAGGAAACCGTCATCAACGAGCGCCACCGCCATCGTTACGAGGTCAATGACGAGTACAAGGAGCAGCTCGAATCCCACGGCATGGTCATCAGCGGCATCTCCCAGAAGGGCGAGCTGGCTGAAACCATCGAGCTGCCAGACCATCCTTTCTTCGTCGCCTGCCAGTTCCACCCGGAATTCAGCAGCAAGCCCAACGACCCGCATCCGATTTTCAACGGCTTTGTCGCCGCCGCCCTCCACCACCACAGCGTGCCGGAGCCGCTCTGCTAA
- a CDS encoding rhodanese-like domain-containing protein: MKKLLAIALSLFAASAMAAEYPDISIADLKTAIAEKKVVVIDVNGSDSYEAGRVPTAIDFASKGGELEKVLPADKDTLVVAYCGGPSCSAYKKAANKAKELGYTNVKHLSAGISGWKKAGETLEK, from the coding sequence ATGAAGAAACTGCTCGCTATCGCTCTCTCCCTCTTCGCCGCCTCCGCCATGGCTGCCGAGTATCCTGATATCAGCATTGCCGACCTCAAAACGGCCATCGCTGAAAAGAAAGTTGTCGTCATTGACGTCAATGGTTCTGATTCCTATGAAGCCGGCCGAGTGCCGACCGCCATTGACTTCGCCTCCAAAGGTGGTGAGCTTGAAAAGGTTCTCCCTGCTGACAAGGACACCCTCGTCGTCGCTTATTGCGGCGGCCCAAGCTGCAGCGCTTACAAAAAGGCTGCCAACAAGGCCAAGGAACTGGGCTACACCAATGTGAAGCACCTTTCCGCCGGCATCTCCGGTTGGAAGAAGGCTGGTGAAACCCTCGAGAAGTAA
- a CDS encoding PVC-type heme-binding CxxCH protein: MIRFILTSLCLLSIAQAQLPLELKPGTRVALVGNSLFDRMRDYGTFEALLHQKFPEHRLIVRNLAWSADEVALRPRPDGFGDLNQHLTEHQADVIFAAFGFNESFKGQEGLAEFETLLKAFLIELKSHRYNGKSAPQIVLVSPTPAEKPHEDLNAQIQPYSEAMKKVAQAEGVGFAEVFSTMNERMDAPAYTINGVHLNEQGYRLFAEELYRATFDETAPTLNEAVRAAVVEKETKFFQYYRPLNYYYIKGGRAEPYGVVNFPGELEKLKQMVAIRDGVIWDIAAGKTPVQTDAPETAIAALIDDSKTTPLPSITGDRPVNEWMSAEDELKSFQIDPRFEVSCFASEEDFPEFVKPIAMRFDAKGRLWVSTSTTYPQILPGHVPEDKILILEDTNNDGKADKCSVWADKLHIPLSFELGHGGVYVSDQPHLTFLKDTDGDGKADHREKLLTGFGTEDSHHALHDFVWSPEGDLIFRESIFHHSQVETPYGPVRARESSFFRYTPETGRLLAFGSYLSTNPWGITFDDWGFHVGSHPVFASAVHALNAPYPDIHVPAGGFIPAYSGTCGQEFLSSSHWPADLRKKHFMRVRYKPTNEVELHEWVEHDSHFEEKKVGIVFQSTNLSFIPVDIQQGPDGAMYVADWYNPVKGHMQYSLRDTRRDKKSGRIWRITAKNQPLEEAPKIAGAAIPELLDLLKSENYRTRYRAKVELRERFAAGIDGNDDSIGEWMRREFDGELKPEWHRLALETLWLFQSFTRIEQGQTLGQKLEMGELLQDVFAEILLEKGAPAVRAAAARSLRWEFDNFPVAEYLQNASNDKSGIVRLEAAISASYIGTPEALEAALDLLKHPMDEYLTYALRTALDSHTLQPLWKGNAEFMAKHPELESFLKESEPKKPNWLSKKKKAEKPDPFDDQAGLQTVMIKTIPERLLFDVREFTVKPGAPVKLVFDNPDVTPHNLLIVQPGAADEVGMAGNEMAKLPDGMAKGFLPDSPKILHHTKMLMQGEREVLRFKAPDAPGRYPYICTFPGHWLVMKGEMIVQ; encoded by the coding sequence ATGATCCGCTTCATCCTGACCTCCCTATGCCTTCTGTCCATTGCCCAGGCCCAGTTGCCACTGGAGCTGAAACCCGGCACCCGGGTGGCCCTGGTGGGCAATTCCCTGTTCGACCGGATGCGGGACTACGGCACTTTCGAGGCCCTGCTGCACCAGAAGTTCCCGGAGCACCGGCTCATCGTCCGAAATCTGGCCTGGAGCGCCGATGAAGTAGCCCTGCGTCCTCGCCCGGACGGATTCGGTGACCTGAACCAGCACCTCACCGAGCATCAGGCAGATGTGATCTTTGCGGCCTTTGGGTTCAACGAATCCTTCAAGGGCCAGGAAGGACTGGCGGAATTTGAGACCCTGCTGAAAGCCTTCCTCATCGAGCTGAAGAGCCATCGCTACAATGGCAAGTCGGCCCCGCAGATTGTGCTTGTCTCCCCCACTCCAGCGGAGAAACCGCATGAAGATCTAAATGCTCAGATCCAGCCTTATAGCGAGGCCATGAAGAAGGTGGCACAAGCTGAAGGCGTTGGCTTTGCGGAGGTATTCTCCACGATGAATGAGCGGATGGATGCTCCGGCCTATACCATCAACGGCGTTCACTTGAACGAGCAGGGATACCGCCTCTTTGCCGAGGAGCTATACCGGGCCACCTTTGATGAAACGGCCCCCACGCTGAATGAAGCTGTGCGCGCTGCGGTGGTGGAGAAGGAGACAAAGTTCTTCCAGTATTATCGGCCGCTTAACTACTACTACATCAAAGGCGGCCGTGCGGAGCCGTATGGGGTGGTGAACTTTCCGGGGGAGCTGGAGAAGCTGAAGCAGATGGTGGCCATCCGTGACGGCGTCATTTGGGACATCGCCGCAGGCAAGACTCCGGTTCAAACGGATGCTCCAGAGACGGCGATTGCCGCGCTTATAGACGACTCCAAGACCACTCCCCTGCCCTCCATCACGGGGGACCGGCCGGTGAATGAATGGATGAGTGCGGAGGACGAGCTGAAGTCGTTTCAGATTGATCCGCGCTTTGAGGTGTCTTGTTTTGCCAGTGAGGAAGACTTCCCGGAGTTTGTGAAACCTATCGCAATGCGATTTGATGCCAAAGGCCGCCTGTGGGTGAGCACGAGCACCACGTATCCGCAGATCCTTCCCGGCCATGTGCCTGAGGACAAGATCCTGATTTTGGAAGACACCAACAACGACGGCAAGGCGGACAAGTGCAGCGTGTGGGCCGACAAGCTGCACATCCCGCTGAGCTTTGAGCTGGGCCATGGCGGCGTGTATGTCTCCGACCAGCCGCACCTGACCTTCCTCAAGGATACCGATGGCGACGGCAAGGCGGATCACCGGGAGAAGCTGCTGACCGGCTTCGGCACGGAGGACAGCCACCATGCGCTCCATGACTTTGTGTGGAGCCCGGAGGGTGACCTCATCTTCCGTGAGAGCATCTTTCATCACAGCCAGGTGGAGACGCCTTATGGGCCGGTGCGGGCGCGTGAGAGCAGCTTCTTCCGATATACTCCGGAGACCGGCAGGCTGCTGGCCTTTGGCAGTTATCTGAGCACGAATCCCTGGGGCATCACCTTTGATGACTGGGGTTTCCATGTCGGCAGCCACCCGGTATTCGCCAGCGCGGTGCATGCGCTGAATGCCCCGTATCCGGACATCCATGTGCCAGCGGGCGGTTTTATCCCGGCGTATAGCGGCACCTGCGGCCAGGAGTTCCTGAGCAGCAGCCACTGGCCCGCCGACTTGCGCAAAAAGCATTTTATGCGCGTGCGGTATAAACCCACCAACGAGGTGGAACTGCACGAATGGGTGGAGCACGACAGCCACTTTGAAGAGAAGAAGGTCGGTATTGTCTTCCAGTCCACCAACCTCAGCTTTATCCCTGTGGACATCCAGCAAGGACCGGATGGTGCCATGTATGTGGCCGACTGGTATAACCCCGTCAAAGGCCACATGCAGTATTCCCTGCGCGATACCCGTCGCGATAAAAAGAGCGGCCGCATCTGGCGCATCACCGCCAAGAACCAGCCTCTGGAAGAGGCCCCAAAGATCGCCGGGGCAGCCATTCCTGAACTGCTGGATCTGCTAAAGAGCGAGAACTACCGGACACGGTATCGGGCGAAGGTGGAGTTGAGGGAAAGGTTCGCCGCAGGAATCGACGGAAATGATGACTCAATAGGCGAGTGGATGCGTCGTGAATTTGATGGTGAACTCAAGCCAGAATGGCATCGGCTGGCTCTTGAGACACTTTGGTTGTTCCAAAGCTTCACAAGAATTGAACAGGGGCAAACGTTGGGACAGAAGCTCGAGATGGGTGAGTTGCTCCAAGACGTGTTTGCCGAAATTCTTCTTGAGAAGGGCGCTCCGGCAGTTCGAGCCGCCGCCGCCCGAAGTCTGAGATGGGAGTTTGATAACTTTCCCGTCGCAGAGTATCTTCAGAATGCATCTAACGACAAATCCGGCATCGTCCGCCTGGAAGCGGCCATCTCGGCCAGTTACATCGGCACCCCGGAGGCTCTGGAGGCGGCGCTGGATTTGCTGAAGCATCCGATGGACGAATATTTGACCTATGCGCTGCGGACGGCTTTGGACAGTCACACGCTGCAACCGTTGTGGAAAGGCAATGCGGAGTTTATGGCGAAGCATCCAGAGCTGGAATCCTTTTTGAAGGAGTCTGAGCCAAAGAAACCCAACTGGCTGTCCAAGAAAAAGAAGGCGGAGAAGCCGGATCCTTTTGATGACCAGGCGGGGCTGCAAACGGTGATGATCAAGACGATCCCGGAGCGGCTGCTGTTTGATGTGCGTGAGTTCACCGTGAAACCAGGCGCACCGGTGAAGCTGGTTTTTGACAATCCGGACGTGACACCTCACAACCTGCTCATCGTGCAGCCTGGCGCGGCGGATGAAGTGGGCATGGCGGGCAATGAGATGGCGAAGCTGCCGGACGGCATGGCCAAGGGGTTCCTGCCGGACAGCCCGAAGATCCTGCATCATACCAAGATGCTGATGCAGGGGGAGCGGGAAGTCTTGCGGTTCAAGGCCCCGGATGCACCGGGGCGGTATCCGTATATCTGCACCTTCCCCGGTCACTGGCTGGTGATGAAGGGGGAGATGATCGTACAGTAG
- a CDS encoding SIS domain-containing protein, which produces MTPAELFLDHSADLFKRVREQLPAIQETADLFAKTILAGQMVHVFGSGHSRILVEEMWPRYGSFPGFNPIVELSLTFHNLVVGANGQRQAMFLENVSGLAARILRNFDLKAGDSALVVSSSGCNVVPVEMAEEFQRRGVKVVALISKDHAEASTTRHPGGKKLQDFADIVLDTGAPVGDAMVKIEGLETPVAPGSTVGGCLIVNAVKAEVAQRLTQAGQPPKVLTAGVLVGGVKATALFEAAYDEHARRLAPYYQGLGV; this is translated from the coding sequence ATGACACCGGCTGAACTTTTTCTTGATCACTCTGCGGACCTTTTTAAGCGCGTGCGCGAGCAGTTGCCTGCGATCCAGGAGACGGCGGATCTGTTTGCGAAGACGATTCTGGCGGGGCAGATGGTGCATGTGTTTGGGTCGGGGCACAGCCGCATTTTGGTGGAGGAGATGTGGCCGCGGTATGGATCGTTTCCGGGATTCAATCCGATTGTGGAACTGAGCCTGACGTTTCATAACCTGGTGGTCGGGGCCAATGGGCAAAGGCAGGCGATGTTCCTGGAGAATGTCAGCGGACTGGCGGCGCGGATTTTGCGAAACTTTGACCTGAAGGCGGGGGACAGTGCGCTGGTGGTGTCCTCCAGCGGCTGCAATGTGGTGCCGGTGGAGATGGCGGAGGAGTTTCAGCGGCGCGGAGTGAAGGTGGTGGCGCTGATTTCCAAGGACCATGCGGAGGCGAGCACGACGCGGCATCCGGGCGGGAAGAAGCTGCAGGACTTTGCGGACATCGTGCTGGATACGGGTGCTCCTGTTGGGGATGCGATGGTGAAGATCGAAGGACTGGAGACGCCGGTGGCCCCGGGGAGCACGGTGGGCGGGTGCCTGATCGTAAATGCGGTGAAGGCGGAGGTGGCGCAACGGCTGACGCAGGCTGGGCAGCCGCCGAAGGTGCTGACAGCGGGAGTGCTGGTGGGGGGGGTAAAGGCGACGGCACTTTTTGAGGCGGCGTATGATGAGCATGCGCGGCGGCTGGCCCCCTATTATCAGGGGCTGGGGGTTTGA
- a CDS encoding MFS transporter, which yields MNHHPASPEETAVYRKVTWRLIPLLFTCYILAYIDRVNVGFAKLSMKAEPWFNDGVFATGAGIFFLGYFFFEVPGNVILHRVGARIWIARIMIGWGFVSGCMALSDSAVSFYTLRFLLGVAEAGFFPGIILYLTYWYPRRHHAHMVALFMTAIAVSGVIGGPLSGWLLKISDGWYGLAAWKWLFILEAIPTILLGAAVPFLLADRPSRAKWLTDAEKALLEDNLAHDEKAKTAEGHGLHGFLDAFKSVKIWICCGIYFGAIIGLYGTSFWLPQIIKDKLTQDDALVGLYSAIPWGCAAIGMVLVGRHSDRTGERRWHIGLSSATAAIAFSLSGLPGMHPFLVLALFAVALTGVMSSISCFWTLPTAMLSGTAAAVGIAGINSIGNLAGYLGPEMIAWLKAHFDHQAAMNGVAAFLALSGLLAIFGIRPVAQLRRN from the coding sequence ATGAACCACCATCCAGCCAGCCCTGAAGAAACCGCCGTCTATCGCAAGGTCACCTGGCGGCTCATTCCGCTGCTCTTCACCTGCTACATCCTCGCTTACATTGACCGCGTCAATGTCGGCTTTGCCAAGCTGTCCATGAAGGCCGAGCCCTGGTTCAATGACGGCGTTTTTGCCACCGGTGCAGGCATCTTTTTCCTCGGTTATTTCTTCTTTGAAGTCCCCGGAAACGTCATCCTCCACCGCGTTGGCGCACGCATCTGGATCGCCCGCATCATGATTGGCTGGGGGTTCGTGTCCGGCTGCATGGCCCTCAGCGACAGCGCGGTCTCCTTTTACACGTTGCGCTTTTTGTTAGGCGTCGCCGAGGCCGGTTTCTTCCCCGGCATCATTCTTTACCTCACCTACTGGTACCCCCGACGTCATCATGCCCACATGGTCGCCCTGTTCATGACCGCCATTGCTGTCTCCGGGGTCATCGGTGGTCCTCTGTCCGGCTGGCTGCTCAAGATTTCCGACGGCTGGTACGGCCTCGCCGCCTGGAAGTGGCTTTTCATCCTGGAGGCCATTCCAACCATTTTGTTAGGTGCCGCCGTGCCCTTCCTCCTCGCCGACCGCCCCTCCAGGGCCAAGTGGCTGACCGATGCCGAAAAAGCCCTGCTGGAAGACAATCTCGCTCACGATGAAAAGGCGAAGACCGCTGAAGGCCACGGCCTGCATGGTTTCCTCGATGCCTTTAAATCGGTCAAAATCTGGATCTGCTGCGGCATCTATTTCGGTGCCATCATCGGTCTCTACGGCACCTCATTCTGGCTCCCCCAGATCATCAAGGACAAGCTCACCCAGGATGATGCCCTGGTTGGCCTCTACTCCGCCATCCCCTGGGGCTGCGCCGCCATCGGCATGGTCCTCGTCGGCCGTCACAGCGACCGCACGGGTGAGCGTCGCTGGCACATAGGCCTTTCCTCAGCCACCGCCGCCATCGCCTTTTCTCTCAGCGGTCTGCCAGGCATGCATCCTTTCCTCGTGCTCGCCCTTTTCGCCGTCGCGCTCACCGGCGTTATGAGCAGCATTTCCTGCTTCTGGACCCTGCCCACCGCCATGCTCTCCGGCACCGCTGCCGCCGTCGGCATCGCCGGCATCAATTCCATCGGCAATCTCGCCGGTTACCTCGGCCCCGAAATGATCGCTTGGCTCAAAGCTCACTTCGACCACCAGGCCGCCATGAACGGCGTCGCCGCCTTCCTCGCCCTCTCCGGCCTCCTCGCCATCTTCGGCATCCGCCCCGTAGCTCAGTTGCGCCGCAACTGA